DNA from Lentibacillus amyloliquefaciens:
CAACACCCGTTGCAGCGCCTTGATACGGCTCAACAGCTGACGGATGGTTATGACTTTCCACTTTGAAAACAACAGCTTGCCCATCACCAATATCAATAACGCCTGCACCTTCTCCCGGTCCCTGTAAAACATTCGGGCCGTCTGCCGGGAATTTTCTTAAGAGCGGTTTTGACGTCTTGTAACTGCAATGCTCCGACCACATGACCGAAAAAATCCCTGTTTCGGTAAAATTCGGACGCCGCTTTAGGATGTCTTTGACTTTTTCAAATTCGTCATCGCTCAATCCCATCTCAAGATACAGTTTTTCCTGTTCAACTTTTTCCGGGCTGATTTCATGTGTTGACTGCATAAGCGTCCCTCCAATTTTCAATCAGTGATTGAAAAAGCTTAATACCATCGTCACTGCCAAGTAATTTTTCTACTGCGCGTTCCGGGTGCGGCATCATGCCAAGCACATTACCCTCGTTATTAATGATGCCGGCGATATCGGCAGCCGATCCGTTCGGGTTGTTCTCATACGTAAAGACAATCTGGTTATTCTGTTTCAACTCTGATAAGGTTTCATCATCTGCGAAATAATTCCCCTCACCATGGGCAATAGGCAACTGAATGACCTCGCCTTTTTTATAATTTGTCGTAAAGCGTGTTTTGTGGTTGGAAACGGTCAGTTGTTCATGATGGCACATGAATGATAGATGCTTGTTAGGCAGCATGGCACCGGGCAGTAAACCTGATTCCAGCAGGATTTGAAAACCATTGCATACGCCCAGCACCGGCTTTCCCGCATCAGCATGTGCTTTTACCTGCTGCATGACGTCTGACGCCGATGCAATGGCGCCCGTACGCAGATAATCACCATATGAAAATCCACCGGGCAACAGGATTGCATCATAGCTTTCTAGATTGCTATTGTCATACCAGACTAAATCAGCTTCCATCCCAAGAACCTTGTTGACGGCATGATACATATCACGGTCACAGTTTGAACCGGGGAAAACGATGACTGCAAACTTCATGTGCGCGCGACCTCCTCCACTTCATAGTGATAGTCTTCCATAACCGGATTAGCCAATAGTTTGTCGCACATTTCACCGACACGTTTATCAATATCCTCGTGATCTTCTACGACCAGTTCAATCAACTTCCCTGTTTGCACCTCTTCCACATCAGAAAACCCCAGCGCGTTAAGGGATGTCTGAATGGCTTTACCCTGCGGATCAAGCACACCCTGTTTCGGCATAATATAAATAGTCACTTTTTTCATGTCCTTGCCTCCAGTCGGTCAAAAAGTTTTTGATAGACTTCCAGTAAATCACCGGTACCCTCGCGGAATACGTCTTTATCCAGATTTTCGTTTGTCGTTTTATCCCAAAGCCTGCACGTATCAGGCGAAATTTCATCCGACAGCACTATGCATCCGCTCGCCAATCGTCCGAATTCCAGTTTGAAATCAACCAATTTGAGATTGACCGACTCGAATAGTTTGATCAGCTGCTGGTTGATCTCCAGCGCTTTGTCTTTTATCTCCTGAAGTTCGGATTTGGTGACATCGCTCAGGAACAAAGCATGCTCATCATTAATCAGCGGGTCCCCTAGATCATCGTCTTTGTAAAACAGTTCGACAAGCGCTGGAGTGAATGATGTATCTGTTTCCAGCCCAAGCCTCCGTGTAATGCTCCCTGCAGCCACGTTCCGGACGACAACCTCCAATGGGATGATTTCTGTTTGATGGACAAGCTGTTCCGTTTCCGAAAGTCTTTCAACAAAGTGTGTCTGGATACCCTGTTCATTTAGAACGTTGAAAATATAGGCGGAGATTTCATTGTTCAAACGGCCTTTCCCTGTAAAGACTCCCCTTTTCTCCCCGTTAAATGCCGTTGCATCATTTTTGTATTCGAGCACGAGCTTCCCTGTTTCATCCTTGGCTTGATAAACCCGCTTTGCTTTACCCTCATACAACAAATCAGTTTTCATCATTCCACCTCAAGTCCGATTCGGTTAAATATAGAATCCACATTTTTCAAATGGTACGTATAATCAAAACAATCATCAATCTCAGTCTGTGTCAGCTTTGTACTCACTTTTTCGTCACCTTCAACCAGCACTTTGAAATGTGTTCCTGTCTCCCATGCCTGCATCGCTTTCGGTTGCACCAGGTCATAGGCTTCTTCACGGCTCATGCCCTTGTCTACAAGTGTAAGCAGCACACGCTGGGAAAATATAACACCGTGTGTTTTATCAATGTTACGCTTCATGTTTTCCGGAAATACGGTCAGTTTACTGACGATACCGGAAAACCGGTTCAGCATGTAATTCAGTGCAATCGTTGAATCCGGCAAAATAATCCGTTCTGCCGATGAGTGCGAGATATCCCGCTCATGCCAGAGTGAGACATTTTCATGCGCTGTTACCATATGCCCTCTTAGGACACGTGCAAGGCCGGTCATGTTTTCCGAGCCAATCGGATTGCGCTTGTGCGGCATGGCTGATGACCCTTTTTGTCCTTTTGCAAAAAACTCTTCCACTTCACGCGTCTCCGTTTTCTGAAGACCGCGGATTTCGGTGGCAAATTTTTCAATCGACGTGGCAATCAGCGACAGGGCGGAAATATACGCAGCATGACGATCACGCTGTAATGTCTGGGTCGATACCGGTGCAGGTGTCAGCCCGAGTTGCTCACAAACATACGCTTCAACGAACGGATCAATGTTCGCATAGGTGCCGACTGCGCCTGACAATTTTCCGAATTCGATATTAGTGGCCGCATGCTCAAAACGTTCCAAATGCCGTTTCATTTCTTCATACCAGAGTGCCATTTTCAATCCGAATGTTGTCGGCTCGGCATGAACGCCATGTGTGCGCCCCATCATGACGGTATGTTTATGTTCAATTGCTTTACTTTTCAGAACATCGATAAATTCGTGCAGATCTTTACGGATAATGTCGTTTGCCTGTTTCAGCAAATAGGATTGTGCGGTGTCAACAACGTCTGTTGAAGTGAGCCCGTAATGCACCCATTTGCGCTCATATCCCAATGTTTCGGAAACCGCCCGCGTAAAAGCGACCACATCATGCCGGGTTTCCTGCTCGATTTCCTGAATACGTTCAACCTGAAAAGAAGCATTCCGGCGTATCTTTTCCACATCCGCTGCCGGAATAATGCCCAGTTCGTGCCATGATTCACATGCGAGAATTTCCACCTCCAGCCATGCATTGTATTTGTTTTCCTCGCTCCAGATCGCACCCATTTCTTCGCGGGTATAACGTTCAATCATTGCTTTGCCTCCTCGTATGCTGCCAACTGTTGTTTTGCTTCATCCAATGTATCCGCGATGAAGGTGATATGTCCCATCTTCCGTTTAGGCTTGACCGTTTCTTTCCCGTACAAATGCAGAAAACCATACCGCATTTTCGGAAGCTCATTCAAAGCCGTTTCCACATCGTCACCAAGAATATTGATCATAACAGCGGGTCTGAGCAGTTCAATTGGCATCAGCGGCAATCCGCAAATGGCCCTGATATGCTGTTCAAATTGCGATATTGTGCAGGCTTCAATCGTATAGTGTCCCGAGTTGTGTGGTCTTGGTGCCATTTCATTCAGGTAAATGTCATCACCTTTGACGAACATTTCAATCGCAAACGTGCCGGCAATATTCATTTTTTCCGCAAGTATCCCTGCAGCATCAAGCGCTTTTTGCTGAACCGCAGCACTGATGGACGCCGGGACTGTCGTCTTGTATAAAATATGATCCTTGTGCTCGTTCTCGGATACCGGAAAAAACGTGATCTCACCTGATTGTCCGCGCGTAAACACGACCGATATTTCTTTATCAAACGGAACCCACTGTTCGATAATGCACACGTCATTCCGATCGGCAAATTCACAAGCCGCCTGAATGTCATCATTCGTGTTTATTTTGAGCTGACCTTTGCCATCATATCCTCCGCTGACTGTTTTAATAACAGAAGGGAGCGGCATATTTTCCAGAACACGCTCGCACATATCACTGTCTCCAACAACCTTATTGGCAGGCACCGGGAGCCCTGAATCATTCATAATCGATTTTTCCTTTTCACGGTTCTGGGTGACCTCGAGTGCATATGCGCCCTGTGGCAGTTTGCCTGCTTGTTCAATAAAAGCAGCCGCCTCAAGGTCAACATTTTCAAATTCATATGTGACAACATCACTAATGTCAGTCAATTTCTCTATTCCGCTCATATCATCATAAGCGGACGTGATTTGCTGATCGGAAACTTGGGCCGCCGGGCAGTTTGGGGTCGGGTCGAGGACCGCCACATGATAGCCCATATATTTGGCAGCAATTGCCATCATCCGTCCAAGCTGACCGCCGCCGATAATACCGATTGTTTTCATGGGAAGTATCACCTTATTGTTCTGCAAGTTCATCCCTCATTTCATTCACCGATTGTTTCATGTTTTCCTGATAGTCTTTCAATCTCTCAGCAACATCATTGTCGAATGCACCAATCATCCGGGCAGCCAAGAGGCCGGCATTTTTGGCACCCGATCTTCCAATTGCCACTGTGGCAGTTGGTACACCGCCGGGCATTTGCACGATTGAAAGCAGAGAATCAAGGCCATTCAATGCTTTTGACTGAACCGGTACTCCGATGACCGGGAGTGTCGTCTGCGATGCAACCATGCCGGGTAAATGTGCCGCCCCGCCGGCTCCGGCGATAATCACGTTCAGCCCGTTCTCCCTTGCCTCTTTTGCATAGGTGAACATATCATCAGGTGTCCGGTGCGCGGAAATCACCTCTTTTTCGTAGGGGATTTGCAATTCATCCAATATGCTGCATGTATGTTTCATCGTTTCCCAATCCGAGATGCTTCCCATAATAACGCCAACACGTACCATCCAATCCCTCTTTTCGCGATTTATAGTTCCCATATTTTTTCTAAAAAATAATATTGAATGTTTTTTATTTTTTACGTAACATCCGTTGCAAAAGGATTGGTATCCGTTCCGGGCAGTCACGCACCTTAGGGCAACGCTTCAGCCTCCTCGGAAGCAAAGACCGCTTCCTGCTAAGTCTTTAGCTGCCCGCTTTTCCCGCAGGAGTCAACTACGAAGATTAAAGAGCAACGAAATTTACGAAAAGAGCCTAAATAAAATAAGTCTATCCAACTTCCCCATGTGTATGAGAGAAGATGAATAGACTTCGCACAACTCAATAAACGTCTGCCTGTTGAAACACCAGCGCCAATCCAGCTGGAAGGGCAGGTTAAACAGGCGTGCTGTCACAGCGAGATTCCATCCTCCCTCATAGTCCGGCATTTACGGTACCGGGTAGAAACTTTCAGGCCATATCCCCGAAAATATATGAGAGCAGCGTATGATTTTATAGCACAAGCATAGCAAAGGCAGTTTATGATGTCAATTAAAATCGAACGATTGTTTATATAAAATATCTAATGTTCGGTTTTTATGCGTTAACTGTCATTTTATTTGTTGAAATGTTGCTGGCTGCGGTCATTTCCCGGTTTTGAAATTGACGCTTGAGCTGCTGATGCCGGGTTTCCGCCACCATCTTCATCATTTTTTTGATTATTATCGAACAGCCGGCCCTTCCGTACTTGCTTCACCCAGAAACCGCCGTTGATCTGTTTCGGTTCATACGAAATAATAAATGCTTTCGGGTCAATCGTTTTGATTGTTTCATAAAGTTTCAGCTCGTATTTCCTTGGTGTCAAAATTTGCATGGCCAACCGGTCGCCTTCCATTCCATAAGCAAACCAGCTTGTAACCCCATACCCTTTGTCCCGGAGCTGACGGGTGAAATCAATATAAGGATCCGATGAAATCACATTGACGGTAATATAACCCAATGCCAGTTTTTCTTCAATCTTAGTGCCGACGATAACCCCAATACCAAACCCGATGGCATAAGCAAGGATATTCTGTATTTCGTTCAAATTATCTAGCACAAGACCCAGCCCCAG
Protein-coding regions in this window:
- the purQ gene encoding phosphoribosylformylglycinamidine synthase subunit PurQ, coding for MKFAVIVFPGSNCDRDMYHAVNKVLGMEADLVWYDNSNLESYDAILLPGGFSYGDYLRTGAIASASDVMQQVKAHADAGKPVLGVCNGFQILLESGLLPGAMLPNKHLSFMCHHEQLTVSNHKTRFTTNYKKGEVIQLPIAHGEGNYFADDETLSELKQNNQIVFTYENNPNGSAADIAGIINNEGNVLGMMPHPERAVEKLLGSDDGIKLFQSLIENWRDAYAVNT
- the purC gene encoding phosphoribosylaminoimidazolesuccinocarboxamide synthase, encoding MKTDLLYEGKAKRVYQAKDETGKLVLEYKNDATAFNGEKRGVFTGKGRLNNEISAYIFNVLNEQGIQTHFVERLSETEQLVHQTEIIPLEVVVRNVAAGSITRRLGLETDTSFTPALVELFYKDDDLGDPLINDEHALFLSDVTKSELQEIKDKALEINQQLIKLFESVNLKLVDFKLEFGRLASGCIVLSDEISPDTCRLWDKTTNENLDKDVFREGTGDLLEVYQKLFDRLEART
- the purB gene encoding adenylosuccinate lyase; protein product: MIERYTREEMGAIWSEENKYNAWLEVEILACESWHELGIIPAADVEKIRRNASFQVERIQEIEQETRHDVVAFTRAVSETLGYERKWVHYGLTSTDVVDTAQSYLLKQANDIIRKDLHEFIDVLKSKAIEHKHTVMMGRTHGVHAEPTTFGLKMALWYEEMKRHLERFEHAATNIEFGKLSGAVGTYANIDPFVEAYVCEQLGLTPAPVSTQTLQRDRHAAYISALSLIATSIEKFATEIRGLQKTETREVEEFFAKGQKGSSAMPHKRNPIGSENMTGLARVLRGHMVTAHENVSLWHERDISHSSAERIILPDSTIALNYMLNRFSGIVSKLTVFPENMKRNIDKTHGVIFSQRVLLTLVDKGMSREEAYDLVQPKAMQAWETGTHFKVLVEGDEKVSTKLTQTEIDDCFDYTYHLKNVDSIFNRIGLEVE
- the purE gene encoding 5-(carboxyamino)imidazole ribonucleotide mutase, whose amino-acid sequence is MVRVGVIMGSISDWETMKHTCSILDELQIPYEKEVISAHRTPDDMFTYAKEARENGLNVIIAGAGGAAHLPGMVASQTTLPVIGVPVQSKALNGLDSLLSIVQMPGGVPTATVAIGRSGAKNAGLLAARMIGAFDNDVAERLKDYQENMKQSVNEMRDELAEQ
- the purS gene encoding phosphoribosylformylglycinamidine synthase subunit PurS; this translates as MKKVTIYIMPKQGVLDPQGKAIQTSLNALGFSDVEEVQTGKLIELVVEDHEDIDKRVGEMCDKLLANPVMEDYHYEVEEVART
- the purK gene encoding 5-(carboxyamino)imidazole ribonucleotide synthase, translated to MQNNKVILPMKTIGIIGGGQLGRMMAIAAKYMGYHVAVLDPTPNCPAAQVSDQQITSAYDDMSGIEKLTDISDVVTYEFENVDLEAAAFIEQAGKLPQGAYALEVTQNREKEKSIMNDSGLPVPANKVVGDSDMCERVLENMPLPSVIKTVSGGYDGKGQLKINTNDDIQAACEFADRNDVCIIEQWVPFDKEISVVFTRGQSGEITFFPVSENEHKDHILYKTTVPASISAAVQQKALDAAGILAEKMNIAGTFAIEMFVKGDDIYLNEMAPRPHNSGHYTIEACTISQFEQHIRAICGLPLMPIELLRPAVMINILGDDVETALNELPKMRYGFLHLYGKETVKPKRKMGHITFIADTLDEAKQQLAAYEEAKQ
- a CDS encoding DUF2179 domain-containing protein encodes the protein MLSNAFVMVTIILIINIVYVSLSTMRMILTLKGRRYMAAFVSMFEIVVYVLGLGLVLDNLNEIQNILAYAIGFGIGVIVGTKIEEKLALGYITVNVISSDPYIDFTRQLRDKGYGVTSWFAYGMEGDRLAMQILTPRKYELKLYETIKTIDPKAFIISYEPKQINGGFWVKQVRKGRLFDNNQKNDEDGGGNPASAAQASISKPGNDRSQQHFNK